A genome region from Chryseobacterium sp. G0186 includes the following:
- a CDS encoding alpha-amylase family glycosyl hydrolase: MKKFYSVVFLLIAGFVFGQINYTISPNPFNETDAITLTVPGNQIDESAWGVSNNAVYIWSWSFDTNYQNSQNCPSNGSWNNSSDLNKLNYNAATDSYTLTLTPTAFFGRTGIGRFGFLLKDKTGSHQTSPDIFVNVGTLNLNLTNPAANSLTSVPVGNSINITATTNVNATFQLKANGTVVNAASAPSQSYTYNYTVTQDAAMELISTDGTNSKSATFILQVPRNVVSEIIPNWIRQGINYHPTDQTKVGLALYAPHKNFVHVIGSFNNWSVNDAYLMKRDTANPDLYWIELNGLSPQQLYSFQYRTNDLKKVADSYSSQILSSYDDQWISASTYPNLPIFPAGQDFEVSTFKTGQTAYNWQVTNFQRPAKEDLVVYELLLRDFTQEKNWQSLINKISYLKNLKINAIELLPIMEFDGNLSWGYNTSFHYALDKAYGTPEKFKEFVDLCHQNGIAVILDVAFNHATGRSPLVRLWNVDPDGDGYGDVASNNPYFNQVPKHSYNVFNDFNHTSASTQYYVERCLEQWLTEYHIDGFRWDLTKGFTQNCSENDETCTNAYQQDRVDIMKHYADRQWALDPNSYMIFEHLGTDAEEQQWANYKVAEGKGVMLWNKQTDPYNQNTMGYNENSNYDRMNHSLHGFTNMRAVGYGESHDEERLMFKNLAYGAVNGNYSVKNLTTALERMKTFGATFFTIPGPKMIWQFGELGYEFSINRCADGTINSGCRTDEKPVAFTLGYDTDANRKAVYDTWAKIINIRNSHQVFKSKTYSIESNNLANDPNGLITRIYLYDDTINGMKNAVVLANYSTSAQNVVPYFPYAGQWQNLMDESIVNIASTTDPITLQPGEFRIFGNYAGALSTTDVNAAHKLSLQIADNPIKNGFAAFIFNKAKNGEITVFDRSGKKLDSIKLGKESGTHSLKVNYPAGTYLVHLKSDTGVAIQKMIVK, encoded by the coding sequence ATGAAAAAGTTTTATTCCGTTGTTTTTCTGCTGATTGCAGGGTTTGTTTTTGGGCAAATCAATTATACAATTTCGCCCAATCCATTCAATGAAACAGATGCGATTACCCTCACTGTTCCCGGAAATCAGATTGATGAATCGGCATGGGGCGTCTCAAACAATGCTGTTTATATCTGGTCATGGTCTTTTGATACCAATTATCAGAATAGCCAGAATTGTCCCTCTAATGGAAGCTGGAACAACTCCAGTGATCTGAATAAGCTAAATTACAACGCTGCAACGGATTCCTATACTCTAACACTCACTCCGACTGCTTTTTTCGGCAGAACGGGAATCGGCAGATTTGGATTTTTACTAAAGGATAAAACAGGATCACATCAGACTTCACCCGATATTTTTGTAAATGTAGGTACCTTGAATCTAAACTTGACGAATCCAGCTGCAAATAGTCTGACCTCGGTGCCGGTAGGAAATTCTATCAATATTACTGCTACAACAAATGTAAATGCAACCTTTCAGCTTAAGGCCAACGGTACGGTTGTCAATGCTGCATCTGCACCATCACAGTCCTATACTTACAATTATACCGTTACACAGGATGCAGCCATGGAACTGATTTCCACTGATGGGACCAATTCCAAAAGTGCCACTTTTATTCTTCAGGTTCCCCGAAATGTAGTTTCTGAAATCATTCCAAACTGGATAAGACAAGGGATTAATTATCATCCGACAGATCAGACTAAAGTAGGACTTGCCCTGTATGCTCCTCATAAAAACTTTGTTCACGTTATTGGAAGTTTTAATAACTGGAGCGTGAATGATGCTTATTTAATGAAAAGAGATACTGCAAATCCTGATCTTTACTGGATTGAGCTAAACGGATTGAGTCCGCAACAATTGTATTCATTCCAATACAGGACAAATGATCTGAAGAAAGTAGCAGATTCTTATTCTTCACAGATCTTATCATCTTATGACGATCAGTGGATTTCAGCTTCAACGTACCCTAACTTACCTATATTTCCGGCTGGACAGGACTTTGAGGTTTCAACATTCAAAACTGGGCAGACAGCTTACAATTGGCAGGTAACCAATTTTCAGAGACCGGCAAAGGAAGATCTTGTGGTTTATGAATTGCTATTGAGAGATTTTACTCAGGAGAAAAACTGGCAGTCACTCATCAATAAGATTTCTTATTTAAAAAATCTAAAGATCAACGCCATAGAGCTACTTCCGATCATGGAATTTGACGGAAATCTTTCATGGGGATACAATACTTCTTTCCATTATGCACTGGACAAGGCCTATGGAACTCCCGAAAAGTTCAAGGAATTTGTAGACCTGTGCCACCAAAATGGGATTGCTGTTATTTTGGATGTGGCATTTAATCATGCGACGGGACGTTCACCATTGGTAAGACTTTGGAATGTAGACCCTGACGGAGATGGCTATGGAGATGTTGCATCCAACAATCCTTACTTTAATCAGGTTCCGAAGCATTCTTATAATGTCTTCAATGATTTTAACCATACCAGTGCTTCAACGCAATATTACGTTGAAAGATGTCTTGAGCAATGGCTTACAGAATATCACATAGATGGATTTCGTTGGGATTTAACAAAAGGATTTACACAAAACTGTTCAGAAAATGATGAAACCTGTACCAATGCTTATCAGCAGGACCGAGTGGATATTATGAAACATTATGCAGACAGACAATGGGCTTTGGACCCAAATTCCTATATGATATTTGAGCATTTGGGAACTGATGCAGAAGAGCAGCAATGGGCAAATTATAAAGTTGCAGAGGGAAAGGGTGTAATGCTTTGGAATAAACAGACAGATCCTTATAATCAAAATACAATGGGGTATAATGAAAACAGTAATTATGATCGCATGAATCACAGTCTTCACGGTTTTACGAATATGCGTGCCGTTGGCTATGGAGAAAGCCATGATGAGGAGAGATTAATGTTTAAAAACCTTGCCTATGGTGCTGTGAACGGAAACTACAGTGTGAAGAATCTTACTACAGCTCTTGAAAGAATGAAAACTTTTGGAGCAACGTTCTTTACCATTCCCGGTCCTAAAATGATCTGGCAGTTTGGAGAATTGGGCTATGAATTCAGCATCAACAGATGTGCGGATGGAACGATCAATAGCGGATGCAGAACAGATGAAAAGCCTGTTGCTTTTACTTTAGGATATGATACCGACGCAAACAGAAAGGCAGTGTATGATACCTGGGCTAAAATAATTAATATTAGAAACTCTCACCAGGTCTTTAAATCCAAAACATACAGCATTGAATCAAATAACCTTGCCAATGATCCCAATGGATTGATTACAAGAATCTATCTGTATGACGATACTATCAATGGAATGAAAAATGCAGTGGTATTGGCCAATTATAGCACTTCGGCACAAAACGTTGTTCCTTACTTCCCCTATGCAGGACAATGGCAGAACCTGATGGATGAAAGCATAGTCAATATTGCTTCTACAACAGATCCAATTACATTACAGCCGGGAGAATTCAGGATTTTTGGAAACTATGCAGGAGCTTTATCAACAACAGATGTAAATGCTGCTCATAAGTTATCTCTTCAGATTGCAGATAATCCGATAAAGAATGGTTTTGCTGCGTTTATTTTTAACAAAGCTAAAAACGGAGAAATTACAGTCTTTGACAGAAGTGGCAAAAAGCTGGACTCAATCAAGCTGGGCAAAGAAAGCGGAACCCACAGTTTAAAGGTCAATTATCCGGCAGGAACCTATCTTGTTCATCTGAAATCAGACACGGGAGTTGCGATACAAAAGATGATTGTTAAATAG
- a CDS encoding APC family permease — translation MSTASHKIGWKTAAAIVVSNMIGTGIFTTLGFQLSDITNTYSIFLLWSIGGILALFGAFCYAELGSHFKGNGGDFIYLKETYHPLFGYLISWISLIIGFSSPVALAALAMSKYLSVFDFSFGNIFAIAAIFLVAISLSFSLKTSSRFHNFFTFIKVAFIIVLVILGVVLSGSSDTGNSLNFSDSWQNEIMLPAFATSLVFVTYSYTGWNSASYIAGEIKDVQKNLPKSLIIGTVFVTISYILVNYIMLKHAPVSQLAGKEDVMGEAAINMLGSSFGKMVNIFIALQLIATISGYLWVGSRLTQAFAKDSYIWKPLSVGNKKVIPVRAIFAHAVIATVIILTGSFKEIFVYTAFILQLFASLAISTVYFLKKKDRKIFKSNAFYIFPTVFLLFSGYILYFTLIHNPKESLIGLGIVAVGLILYLIDRRLSRR, via the coding sequence ATGAGCACTGCTTCACATAAGATAGGCTGGAAAACAGCTGCTGCCATCGTAGTTTCCAATATGATAGGAACCGGGATTTTTACTACCCTGGGATTCCAGCTATCCGATATTACCAATACCTATAGTATTTTCCTGTTATGGAGTATCGGTGGAATTTTAGCCCTGTTCGGGGCTTTTTGCTATGCTGAATTAGGGTCCCATTTCAAGGGAAACGGTGGAGATTTTATTTATCTTAAAGAAACCTATCATCCGTTGTTTGGATATTTAATCAGCTGGATTTCCTTAATCATCGGATTCTCTTCACCCGTTGCTTTGGCAGCATTGGCTATGTCGAAATATCTTTCTGTATTTGATTTTTCATTTGGGAATATTTTTGCCATTGCAGCTATTTTTTTGGTAGCCATTAGCCTCTCATTCAGTTTAAAGACCTCAAGTAGGTTTCATAATTTCTTTACGTTCATTAAAGTAGCCTTTATTATTGTGCTGGTCATTTTAGGAGTTGTCCTTTCAGGATCATCTGATACCGGAAACAGCCTGAATTTTAGTGACAGTTGGCAGAACGAGATCATGCTTCCAGCCTTTGCTACTTCACTGGTCTTCGTTACCTATTCCTATACCGGATGGAACTCTGCTTCCTATATTGCCGGTGAAATAAAAGATGTTCAAAAAAACCTTCCCAAATCCCTGATTATAGGAACGGTCTTTGTCACCATAAGCTATATCCTCGTAAATTATATCATGCTGAAACATGCTCCGGTAAGCCAATTGGCAGGAAAAGAAGATGTAATGGGTGAGGCCGCCATCAATATGCTGGGATCTTCCTTTGGTAAGATGGTCAATATCTTTATTGCATTACAGCTCATTGCAACCATCAGTGGTTATTTGTGGGTAGGATCAAGGCTTACCCAGGCTTTTGCAAAAGACAGCTATATTTGGAAGCCCCTTTCAGTAGGGAATAAAAAAGTAATTCCTGTAAGAGCTATTTTTGCCCATGCTGTGATTGCTACCGTGATTATTTTAACCGGAAGCTTTAAAGAAATCTTTGTGTATACTGCTTTTATACTTCAATTGTTCGCTAGTTTGGCGATTTCTACCGTATATTTTCTTAAAAAGAAGGATCGAAAAATATTTAAATCCAATGCTTTTTACATTTTTCCAACCGTTTTTTTACTGTTCAGTGGGTATATTCTCTACTTTACATTGATCCATAACCCTAAAGAAAGTTTGATAGGGCTGGGCATTGTAGCGGTAGGACTTATTTTATACTTAATTGACCGAAGACTTTCCAGGAGATAA
- a CDS encoding fumarate hydratase, translating into MDFRYQDPYPIQKDDTVYKKLTSDYVKVEKLGDREILTVDPKGLELLAEEAMADVSFMLRSSHLESLKRIIDDPEATDNDRFVAYNLLQNAAVAAEGALPSCQDTGTAIVMGKKGENVYTGVDDGEFLSRGIYNTYQKRNLRYSQVVPLTMFEEKNSGSNLPAQIDIYAKKGDYYEFLFLTKGGGSANKTFLYQKTKSLLNEKSLEEFVKEKISDLGTAACPPYHLALVIGGTSAEANLAAVKKASAKYFDNLPTEGNEAGQAFRDLEWEAKVQKICQESAIGAQFGGKYLTHDVRVIRLPRHAASCPVGMGVSCSADRNIKGKITKEGIFLEQLEQDPKRFLPATPPHLEEAVEVNLNKPMAEILADLSKYPIKTRLKLNGTLIVARDIAHAKIKEIIDSGKPMPEYFKNHPIYYAGPAKTPEGMASGSFGPTTAGRMDVYVDEFQSHGGSMIMLAKGNRSKDVADACHKYGGFYLGSIGGPAAILAKDNIVSVDVVDFPELGMEAVRKIEVKDFPAFIITDDKGNDFFADLAH; encoded by the coding sequence ATGGACTTTAGATATCAGGATCCGTATCCGATTCAGAAGGATGATACGGTGTATAAAAAGCTTACATCAGACTATGTAAAGGTTGAGAAACTGGGTGACAGAGAAATTTTAACAGTTGACCCAAAAGGATTGGAATTATTGGCTGAAGAAGCTATGGCAGATGTTTCTTTCATGTTGCGTTCTTCGCACTTGGAAAGCCTTAAAAGAATCATTGATGATCCTGAAGCCACAGATAATGACAGATTCGTTGCTTATAACTTATTGCAAAATGCTGCTGTAGCTGCTGAAGGAGCTCTTCCTTCTTGTCAGGATACAGGAACTGCGATTGTAATGGGTAAAAAAGGTGAAAACGTATACACAGGAGTGGATGACGGGGAGTTCTTAAGCCGTGGAATCTACAATACCTATCAAAAAAGAAACCTAAGATATTCTCAGGTAGTCCCTTTAACGATGTTTGAAGAGAAAAATTCAGGATCGAATCTTCCGGCACAGATTGATATTTATGCTAAAAAAGGAGATTACTATGAATTTCTGTTCTTAACAAAGGGTGGAGGTTCCGCGAATAAAACATTCTTATATCAGAAAACGAAATCTTTATTGAACGAAAAGTCTCTTGAAGAATTTGTAAAAGAAAAGATTTCAGACCTTGGTACAGCTGCTTGTCCGCCTTATCACTTAGCATTAGTAATTGGAGGAACTTCAGCAGAAGCCAACCTTGCTGCAGTAAAGAAAGCTTCAGCAAAATACTTTGATAATCTTCCAACAGAAGGAAATGAAGCCGGCCAGGCATTCAGAGATCTTGAATGGGAGGCTAAAGTTCAGAAAATCTGTCAGGAAAGTGCTATCGGAGCACAGTTTGGAGGAAAATATCTTACCCATGATGTAAGAGTGATCAGACTTCCGAGACACGCAGCATCTTGTCCTGTAGGGATGGGAGTTTCCTGTTCAGCAGATAGAAATATCAAGGGGAAAATTACAAAAGAGGGTATTTTCCTTGAGCAGTTGGAACAAGATCCGAAGAGGTTCTTGCCAGCTACACCGCCACATCTGGAAGAAGCTGTTGAAGTTAACCTGAATAAGCCAATGGCGGAAATTCTGGCAGACCTTTCAAAATATCCAATCAAAACAAGATTGAAATTGAACGGAACATTAATCGTAGCCAGAGATATTGCTCACGCTAAGATTAAGGAAATTATTGACAGTGGAAAACCAATGCCGGAATATTTCAAAAACCATCCAATTTACTACGCAGGACCTGCAAAAACACCGGAGGGAATGGCTTCTGGAAGTTTTGGACCTACCACTGCAGGAAGAATGGATGTGTATGTTGACGAATTCCAAAGCCACGGAGGAAGTATGATTATGCTGGCAAAAGGAAACAGAAGTAAAGATGTTGCGGATGCTTGCCATAAATACGGAGGTTTCTACCTTGGATCTATCGGAGGACCTGCTGCTATTCTTGCAAAGGATAATATTGTGTCTGTAGATGTAGTAGACTTCCCGGAATTAGGAATGGAAGCGGTGAGAAAAATTGAAGTAAAAGACTTCCCGGCATTCATCATTACCGATGATAAAGGAAATGATTTCTTCGCAGATCTTGCCCACTAA
- a CDS encoding T9SS type A sorting domain-containing protein, which yields MIGGLYFAVRKLRVGIILILMAGNILYAQQGAGIPQGCNNTDPGNNVGDVGCVTFTYQGQPVTYTTVRGGDGKIWLRQNLGSLRVANAIGDTESYGDLFQWGRWDDGHQLRNSSTTSAPAVNSPKGLQGVSGFITGSPAWWLTNGANDKWLASNQAEITETEGMDPCKAIGSEWRLPTQADWATIIPIEGITSPTKAFEGSLKLPMAGFRSSDGGLTFAGQKGYYWSSDATGIGGKYLFIGTTISNASAGAPKWQGSSVRCIKTTSGLGTSENNKNRSATEVYPNPTNGILMVKANSGVEQVKVVNAVGQIITVPFSDNQINMNGLSQGLYMIELKLKNGQSVFKKIMKN from the coding sequence ATGATTGGAGGTTTATATTTTGCAGTAAGAAAACTGAGAGTGGGGATAATATTAATACTCATGGCAGGAAATATATTGTATGCACAGCAAGGTGCAGGGATCCCACAAGGGTGTAATAATACAGATCCTGGAAATAATGTAGGAGATGTGGGTTGTGTTACATTTACCTATCAGGGACAACCCGTAACTTATACGACGGTACGTGGAGGGGACGGAAAAATCTGGCTTAGACAAAATCTTGGAAGCCTAAGGGTTGCCAATGCAATAGGTGATACAGAGTCCTATGGAGATCTGTTTCAATGGGGAAGATGGGATGATGGACATCAGCTGAGAAATTCTTCTACTACATCAGCTCCTGCTGTAAATTCACCCAAAGGACTACAGGGGGTAAGCGGCTTTATTACAGGATCACCAGCTTGGTGGTTAACGAATGGGGCTAATGATAAATGGTTGGCATCTAACCAGGCTGAAATAACAGAAACTGAAGGTATGGATCCTTGCAAAGCTATAGGTTCAGAATGGAGACTCCCTACTCAGGCAGATTGGGCAACTATTATCCCAATTGAAGGGATTACAAGCCCTACAAAAGCTTTTGAGGGAAGTTTAAAATTACCGATGGCAGGATTCAGAAGCTCAGATGGAGGATTAACATTTGCAGGGCAGAAAGGATATTACTGGAGTTCTGACGCTACAGGAATAGGTGGGAAATATTTGTTTATAGGAACTACAATTTCCAATGCTTCTGCGGGAGCACCAAAGTGGCAGGGGTCATCAGTAAGATGTATTAAAACAACTTCCGGATTAGGTACATCAGAAAACAATAAAAATCGTTCAGCTACTGAGGTTTATCCCAATCCTACAAACGGAATCCTTATGGTCAAAGCTAACTCCGGAGTTGAGCAGGTAAAAGTTGTGAATGCTGTAGGACAAATCATAACTGTACCGTTCTCAGATAATCAGATTAATATGAACGGGCTTTCCCAAGGATTATATATGATAGAATTAAAATTGAAGAATGGTCAATCCGTTTTTAAAAAAATTATGAAGAATTAG
- a CDS encoding TonB-dependent receptor plug domain-containing protein, which produces MKKLSIAVLLLGTILAAAQEQEEKGKQIEDIIIVGNRNGKRTKLDTPVPVDVINIDKIQRSSPQMTAQDLLNYVIPSFNSVRQSASDGTEHIDPVTLRGMGPDQVLVLVNGKRRHTTSLVNYQNTVGNGSVGTDLSTIPIIGIEKIEVLRDGAAAQYGSDAIAGVINIILKKNTGASASITYGLSGRNDGDTYQAGANYGTSLGKTDSYINLSLQLSHRGKTTRTQNHDLDIFGNNFAYEFADNPDIARKNDDDIIRARGLTRDDFNFQIGDAQIRQGQLFFNSEYPLNDNFKIYSFGGFSIKEGKGYGFRRLPSETSNVVSSIYPNGFQAVLGSQIYDVSYAVGAKYNVNNWLIDLSNTFGSNTFNYNISNTNNASLGAKSPTSFYAGAHSFLQNTINLDVSKNINRFNVAFGGEFRFEQYQIKAGDEASYAQYDVNGNIAADGSTVIGAGGSQSFIGFSPRNVLKKDRHSTAVYADVSYDLDKKLNIDLAARFENYSDFGNSLNGKLAVRYEFVKNYAIRAAVGTGFRAPSLQQQYFNNSYADISTTGLTIVTKGIFRNDSKAAEVLKFDRLKQETSVNGSAGFTLKPVKGLFITVDGYIIKVKDRIVITGNITDPNLSDPNVVGKGNEVESGRFFANAIDTETKGVDVVVSYDWKLGGGNLNINLAGNYTETKITDFHFPENISTPREQYFGPDQINIIESLSPKTKASLGLSYGIGKFNFLVRNTYFGKVIRDGFPFGEVQEFSPKVVTDVSVGYDITKNINFTVGANNVLDVFPDLQVYKNSYYGVFKYAPVQMGTLGSYFFGRLNFNF; this is translated from the coding sequence ATGAAAAAACTCAGTATAGCTGTATTACTGCTTGGGACAATTTTGGCAGCGGCCCAGGAACAGGAAGAAAAAGGAAAACAAATCGAAGATATCATCATCGTTGGAAACCGTAATGGGAAAAGGACGAAACTGGATACACCGGTTCCTGTAGATGTGATCAATATTGATAAAATTCAAAGATCATCACCACAAATGACGGCTCAGGATCTCCTGAACTATGTAATTCCGTCCTTTAATTCCGTGAGACAATCTGCGTCTGATGGTACAGAGCATATTGATCCTGTAACATTAAGAGGAATGGGACCAGATCAGGTGCTGGTATTAGTCAATGGAAAAAGAAGACATACGACATCCTTGGTAAATTATCAGAATACCGTAGGAAATGGTTCTGTGGGAACAGATTTAAGTACGATTCCTATCATCGGAATAGAGAAAATAGAAGTTTTAAGGGATGGTGCTGCCGCCCAATATGGTTCAGATGCGATCGCAGGGGTAATTAACATTATCCTTAAAAAAAATACCGGAGCTTCAGCCAGCATCACCTATGGACTAAGTGGAAGAAATGACGGAGATACCTACCAGGCAGGAGCCAATTACGGAACTTCCCTGGGAAAAACAGACAGTTATATTAACCTTTCTCTTCAATTAAGCCACAGAGGGAAAACAACAAGAACCCAAAATCATGATCTTGATATCTTCGGAAATAATTTCGCTTATGAATTTGCTGATAATCCGGACATTGCCAGAAAAAATGATGACGATATAATCAGAGCGAGAGGATTAACAAGAGATGATTTCAATTTTCAGATCGGAGATGCTCAGATAAGACAAGGACAGCTGTTCTTCAATTCAGAATACCCCCTTAATGATAACTTTAAGATTTATTCCTTTGGAGGATTCAGTATTAAAGAAGGAAAAGGATATGGTTTCAGGAGGCTTCCCAGTGAAACATCCAATGTAGTTTCATCCATCTATCCCAATGGCTTTCAGGCTGTATTAGGATCTCAGATTTATGATGTTTCCTATGCTGTAGGAGCAAAATATAATGTAAACAATTGGTTGATTGATCTGAGTAACACCTTTGGGAGCAACACTTTCAATTATAACATTAGCAATACCAATAATGCTTCACTAGGAGCAAAATCGCCCACAAGCTTTTATGCCGGGGCACATAGTTTTCTGCAAAACACCATTAATCTTGATGTTTCTAAAAATATAAACCGTTTCAATGTCGCATTTGGTGGAGAGTTCAGATTTGAACAGTATCAGATTAAGGCCGGAGATGAGGCTTCCTATGCACAATATGATGTGAATGGAAATATAGCTGCAGATGGTTCCACAGTGATAGGAGCTGGCGGATCACAATCTTTTATTGGCTTTTCCCCTCGTAATGTGTTGAAGAAAGACAGACATTCTACAGCTGTGTATGCAGATGTTTCCTACGATTTAGATAAAAAATTGAATATAGATCTGGCAGCGAGATTTGAAAACTATTCAGATTTCGGAAACAGCCTGAACGGGAAACTGGCAGTAAGGTATGAGTTTGTGAAAAATTACGCCATAAGAGCTGCAGTGGGAACAGGATTTAGAGCACCATCACTTCAACAACAGTATTTTAATAATTCCTACGCAGATATTTCCACAACAGGGTTAACGATTGTTACCAAGGGAATTTTCAGAAATGATAGTAAAGCCGCTGAGGTTCTTAAATTCGATCGCTTAAAACAGGAAACTTCAGTTAACGGAAGTGCAGGATTTACCCTGAAACCGGTAAAAGGCCTGTTCATTACAGTCGATGGTTATATTATTAAAGTTAAAGACAGAATCGTAATTACCGGAAATATTACAGATCCAAACCTATCAGATCCCAATGTAGTAGGCAAAGGAAATGAGGTAGAAAGCGGTCGCTTTTTTGCCAATGCCATAGACACGGAAACCAAAGGGGTAGACGTTGTTGTTTCTTACGATTGGAAACTGGGCGGAGGAAACCTTAACATCAACCTTGCCGGAAACTATACCGAAACCAAGATCACAGACTTTCATTTTCCTGAAAATATAAGTACCCCAAGAGAGCAATACTTTGGGCCGGATCAGATCAATATTATAGAAAGCCTGTCACCAAAGACAAAAGCTTCATTAGGTCTGAGCTATGGAATAGGGAAGTTCAATTTTCTCGTGAGAAATACCTATTTTGGTAAAGTCATAAGAGATGGTTTCCCTTTTGGAGAAGTTCAGGAATTCTCGCCAAAGGTAGTCACTGACGTCAGTGTAGGGTATGATATTACAAAAAATATCAACTTTACCGTAGGGGCTAATAACGTATTGGATGTTTTCCCTGATCTTCAGGTCTATAAAAATTCATACTATGGAGTATTCAAATATGCGCCGGTACAAATGGGAACATTGGGAAGCTATTTCTTCGGAAGACTTAATTTTAACTTTTAA
- a CDS encoding helix-turn-helix domain-containing protein, giving the protein MRSHSKSEIVFKSDNIGIVMQEDSDSERVSKSYIHEDQSSFNMLFLLSPDITLNALDCDTQLVFKKNQYILHYSSKESNAALWTDGQENLKYLHIQLNYRYVSNLIHPESNEEGAEILKSMIHNNFIFIQKATPPNMTVEMHMIIKEILGYSKTGMMQKLFIEAKIIKLLILIFEQFNEKNVLESPSNNPEMVKKFIDENYHRNIKAEEIGKLMGINQNVIRKEFKAKYHTTIAHYISELRMLKAKKLISDKEIMIKEIAIECGYEYIQNFTRAFKKKFGVSPEHLRNNK; this is encoded by the coding sequence ATGAGGAGCCATTCAAAAAGTGAAATAGTATTCAAATCCGATAATATCGGGATTGTAATGCAGGAAGATTCCGATTCTGAAAGGGTTTCGAAATCCTACATTCATGAAGATCAATCAAGTTTTAATATGCTTTTTTTATTAAGTCCGGATATTACTCTTAATGCTCTTGACTGTGATACGCAATTAGTATTCAAAAAAAATCAATACATTCTTCATTATTCATCCAAGGAAAGCAATGCAGCACTGTGGACAGATGGTCAGGAAAATCTAAAATATCTACACATACAGCTTAACTATCGATATGTTTCAAACCTTATTCATCCTGAATCCAATGAAGAAGGAGCAGAAATACTGAAGAGCATGATCCACAATAACTTCATATTTATTCAAAAGGCAACTCCACCGAATATGACGGTAGAAATGCACATGATAATAAAGGAAATTCTGGGTTATTCTAAAACGGGAATGATGCAGAAGTTATTTATTGAAGCTAAGATCATCAAGCTTCTCATTCTTATTTTTGAACAATTCAATGAAAAAAACGTACTGGAATCCCCTTCTAATAATCCTGAAATGGTCAAAAAATTCATTGATGAAAACTACCATCGAAATATTAAGGCAGAAGAAATAGGAAAACTGATGGGTATTAATCAAAATGTCATCAGGAAAGAATTTAAAGCAAAATATCACACTACTATTGCTCACTACATTTCAGAGCTCAGAATGCTGAAAGCCAAAAAACTGATCAGTGACAAAGAGATTATGATTAAAGAAATAGCCATCGAATGTGGTTATGAGTATATCCAGAATTTTACGCGGGCTTTTAAAAAGAAGTTCGGAGTATCTCCTGAACACCTGAGAAATAATAAATAG